The window ataaaaacaaataatatactCTCGCAACAAAGACAGCTACAAGTTTGGACAAATGTTACACATGCAATTCCAACATCTGAACAATTAAATCTTCAAACCCCAGCTGCAGTTAGAGTTAAATTGTGATATCAATGCATGTTAAAggttttcaaaagaaaaaacattGGGGTCTTTTGTGTGTGCTTATAAGAATACAAATAGACACCTAAACAAGCTATATGAAAGGAATAAAAAAGCTAACAAACCTTCACTTGCTTTACATGAGGAACAGGAACAATGAACTCGCCAACATCCATATCACCAATAGATCGTGATAGGCACAAGCCACCTGGCCAGCATCTTAATGGACCAATCTGCCATAATAGAATTTAGTTGATTAATACAGCCGTCTGTATACATGTTTGTGCATGTTTGTATATGCAGCAGGTGAGATGACATAATCTTGtgagatttatttaaaataaatgaccaaaaaatcagtgatttttttttttttgcacactccagatataatatatatcatcaacTTGCAACAAGGATGttgaattttaaatcaaaacaaTTGATTCTGGACAAAATGCTTATCGACCAAAACCAAAATAATTCCTctcataatttttgttttgatcCAATAAAGGTTGTCAAGTAACTTAGGTGGAAAGAAACATGACAGAAAAAGGGAGACGGAAgcaattaagaaacaaaaagacAACTTCAAGTATAATATCAATGTACCTGAGTACCACCACCAGTATTAAGTCGACCAACCTCGCCACCACATGCAGTGATACGTTCCCTCCTGGTATAATGAATCAGAAGTTACACATACAGCCAATTGAAGCAATGATCCAACAAACTGAAATTATGTGAGCTTACTCTTCTTCATTGGTTTCAAGTCTATGATCTGCTGACAGATAATAAATATCCCCTTCTGAAGATTCAAGGATGCACCGGGAATCACCAACTGATGCTACACTTACAATCAGTCCTTCGATTATCACAAAGGTAACAGTTGTTCCTGAAGTTTGCGCTGATAACCAATAATAGAATAAATAAGTATCTATCACATAGATACTTCAAACAAACACACAAAACTTTACAGGATATTACAATGAACCACAAGTAGAAAGTAAATTTCAAATCAAGATATAACAGTTACAATCCAAAAATACATCTAAAAGTAAGACAGTGGGAGAAGATACAACTGTTAAGCCTACCTTTTTCTTGCAACTCCTTATCTGTTTTGACAAACCCTGCAACCAAAGCCCTTGGCAGTGCTGCAACCCATTCTTCCCTATTAAGATCTGGCGGAATAGCACTCAAGACATTATTTAGGAGATTCTCCTTACTGTATATAGCAGCTGCAGACCCATTGTGCCCATCAAATAGCTGCAAGTGATGGCTAATTGGTTAGAAAGTGATGGGGGAAATACTGATGAACAAGCTGGCAAAAAATTGTTGCATGGTTCTTTTTATTAAATCCTTTCTGACATAACATTAAACGAAAACAAGCAAGCAACATCGATCCTTAAACATTGGAAAAGAGAAACTAGGAAACAATCTTACTGCAAACACATGAAATGTGGTAACATCATCTCCTAGCACATGTTCACATTCAGTCTTCCAAAACGTAAAGTCCTCGCCTTTCTTGCTGTGATTAGCCTGACCATACGAAATCTCGAGCTTGTCAACCTTGTCATGATCCGACTCCCGTTTAAGGAGCACAGAAAGTGGAACAGTTTGATGCTGATCACCCTTATTGGAGGAcattcttgttcaaaaatcacaCACTATATCCAAAATTCAAAGAATGTGCCTCCCCTTATCGTTCCATTCATAAtctaatcaaatcctaaatacataaaatcacataattaatcCAAGAATCAAAATCTAAGTtaacaaacataaaaaataacatCTTTTCATTATAATAATCACATGCAACATGAAACAATAAATCAAGATGCaacaatttaacaaaatatgAAGATGGAAACGATCCAAGAACACATTTGCATATATTcataaaacacacacatataacatATGAATAGTATGTTAatagaatgaaaataaaaatattgaagatGAAGGGAAAAATATTACATAGAAATGTGAGAATTGCAGAaagaatttgagagagagagaaagtaaTGATCTTTGTAGGAGAGGGAAACAAAAACGGAAATGGAGCTCCTCTTCTCTTTTGTTTGCTAACTAATTTCTGttgtctttttctttttttagaaTTACCATTAATTGTGTACAAATCAGGTAATAATATCGCTTAATATCAGTGTTTCAGAAACAACAAAAATTTTAGTAGTGTaattcttttcaaaatttatttacttttcgAGTATATAATACTCACTATCTAATAAATCTCACAAATTCGTGAATTTGAAATTTGGTCAAAGTACGTGTTGGACTTTTGGGTAAGATGGGGTGGATGTGAACTGTAAAACGCAGCGTTTTCAGGTTGGCGCTAAACAAGTCGTGAGTTTACATGTGCATTTCCCTGTTCACATTTTCATCTCTATCTTTGTCTTTGTTTTTCAACCCTCCCGTCCAACTTGGACATTGccttctttttaaattttcaaattttgtttaaCGGTTTGTCTAGTGAGTACCAATGCGcatatgctaagcgcggaaatttttgtattgcacatgctaagcgcgaaaatttttgtatttgagagattttgatGGGCGTAGTTGGTGTATTTgaagggggtccaccattatcaagagATGGGAGCCAATTAAAATGATCTAAGCACATAATTTTCCGCGCTTAAcatgtgtccatgggcacaccatagaaaaaccgtttatcTAATGatcatttgattaattttatttttcagaaataagagtttatttttgaagttcaaaaaaccctagttttctttttctcctttCTCTCTAGCCGTCTCCCTCTTTTCATCTCCGACGGGGCTTCCATCGatttccggtggaaagccccaaatctttacgtttgattgctagttttttgattgtttttgctttttcattgatcttcctaataaatctccttttTCGGGGAAAGTTTTCTTAGATCTCATCAAAACTTTCaattttcgttcttattcgctTCTAGAGGCCTTTTTGGATTTGTGGGTGGATCGATTTTCTCTTAAGTGTCGTGGTGTAGATCTGATTGCtttgattatagtttgatttctctcctTAGTGtggtgagagtgtgtgatttttctctctttttgtgAGAGTGGTTTGGATTCATCGATAAAGCCTTTTGAGAATAGCATTTGTGGTTAATAGCTTAAATAGAGTTTTTGGAAAAAATAGTGAACACAAAGATCTATATATGTatcatcgtcaatttcaacatcgcttatttgtctcatcttgcATATGAAGACatgcatgttaattttttctatgtttgttgGACTCGATCGTTCTTATAGAAGCCGTATgactattatttattgaattatgtcctttttcttcaaaaaaaaaagagtttatttttgaaaatatatatacatataattatatattttttttaagaaaaactcATACTTTTTCGCTAAACAGGCCTTGTTCAAAATATTCCCGAGGATGAAAAAAgcagaaaatttttaaattttcttcgCCTATTTTCGTCCTCTCCTTTTTTTCAACTCAGGATCACAGTATTAGAtcacctatttatttttaagcaaaaaaaaacataataaggtGAAATgtatgttatatgtatatttcttCAGCAGAGGAGAATTATTATATCGGCAGATTCCTCTTAATGTCAATTCTAGTACAGTGAGGGGATCATTGATCATCCCTCCATAAACAACGCTCTGTAGTACACGGTATACATTAAGATTACAAGAAACAAGAAGAAAGCTGCCACTAGTTCAGACTTTGAGACCAGAGCGATCAATACCTTTGCGGCAGCAGAATATTTGCATATGAAAATTGTCCGTCCTTTCAAACCTAAAACATCATGCAATGTTCTGAAGCTTCCATTCAGCGTAAAACACCATGCAATGTTCTGAAGATTCTCTGAAATCTGTAAACCACTGACATTAGAGTCTTGAGCGTCGAATGCACTTGATGGGGTTGAAAGGTGAACTTTTTCTTGAATAAGAGGAAGGGGGCTTCAGGAATGACGATGGCTTTATATCCCAGTTTTCGACATCCGTTGGGACACAGACGTCAAAGAGAGCCTGACCAAGAATACCATGAGCCTTGATGACTGGTGGCTTTGTCAGAGTAACATAACGTTCTTTTTGTTCATTATGTACGGACCCAAGAACTTTATCTCCATCATACTCCACAGAGCCTGGCACAAAAAAGTGGTCATTCAGCTCAAGAGCAACTCTTCTCTGAAATGTCTGACTTGAGCTCACTGCTGCATCACCCAGCTGGGCAACTGACTCTCGGACCTCATCATGTGTTCCTCCGAAGCCCATCTTTCCCCCCTCGAGTTGTCTGATTCTTTGAGAATACATTACCGCAGCCTTTCCAAGTAGCTCAGTAACAGCAGCCTTGTAGTCAACTGGGTAACGCCGATAATGGCCTGCGTGACATTAAACCATTACATATGAAGTTCCAAATACAAAAAGGAGGATAATGTACACATTAGCAGGCAGATAGAATGCTAAAGCAAATCATGACAGCTAAAAAATCTAAATTACAAGTGTAACTGATCCCGGAATCATTCACATTGCTTAAGTAGGAGCAGACAAGGAAGAAATCTGCCTGGCAGTCTATTAAATCGTGGACCTaagaccatatatatatttttatcttcccTATCATGCTTCTCTGTTCCATTCTCATTTGGTGGATTTTTATCTTAATATTCTCAATTTTCACGGCTAAGAATCAGCTGTAACAGtatcttcatctcaacaaaaaaaaagggAGTTCTGTGAAACAGCAAATTAATGGGTTAATAAGAATGCTTGGGGAGGTGGGGAGGGGGAGTACAGAGGAATGCACAACAGACCTCATTTTACTtacattttctttttgattGACATAGTTGCATTAAGGTTTGTAGAAAATAAATATGACATGAAGGCAATGAGATGTAGAAAGAAGCTTCCAAATTCATTCATCAGCTGCTCAAAGATAAGGCATGTTCTATTCATAAGCATACACCGCCTTCGCTCTCTACCATAACTATAACGATATGATAATcagattaaaataaataatgcaGCCTTTTAAGGTCGCAAGGATTCAGAACAACCTGGAGAAATTTATGCAGAGAAAAAAGTCTTGAGAGGCCTACCTACATGAGAAGAGCTACTCCACTTTACCAGTTTGACATCACCCCCAAGGTCTATTAATCGCTGAGCAAAATTACATATTGTTTGAAAAGGAGCAAGGTCATCGTTTTCTGAGCACAAAATAAGATATGGAGCCCCCATACGCTGCATgatcataattataaaataaaaagttggaaaaagtagtactccctccgtcccggtagattgtatacatttggtttggacacggagaccaagaaaaagcgtaaaaagtgagtaaagtgagatgaaaagtgagtaaagtggtgggacccatttatatttaatgatagatttgagatagtggaggaaaatagtgggtgtaatagtgtttatattattatagaatggagatagtggaagaaagaagtgggtgtaatagtgttttatattattaaaagttactatatttggaatgtatagaaatgatgggacgtcccaaaaaggaaaatgtatagaattgattgggacggagggagtaacagttttatataatttttggcaTGGGAGATACTTACAATTGTAGAGTACAGAGTTTGCCAGTACTCAGCACGAAGTGATTCCATTCTGTAAAGAAAGAATTTATCTGCAGTATACTTTAAGCTATGGGCAATCCAGGATGCTATAAGAGGCGGACGTGATCTTTTTAGAACAGTTGGATGAAGAACGAATTTCGTACCCAGATCACTGGTAAAATCTACTGGAGTAGAATCAAAAATTTGACCAGAAATGCAATCTCTGACCACTTGATATTCGTCCTACACAGAAATAAAAGATCAATGAATGATAAAATCACCCGCCTAAAAAAAGTTCATGAAAATTTCCAATTTCAGTATATACTATTATCACAAAAGGTCTTATCATAAATGCAGAAGATTTAAGCTCCTAGAGCAGAATGATTTAAACACTACTAAATACTGGGTATGTATTAGAAAAGATGATTGCCTAAATATATGTACAGAATTATTTGTGGGAAGGTGGGGATGTATGCAAGTTAAAGAAAAATTAATACCCGATTGGCCTTTTCTGCACAGTTCTCCTCAATCATCTACAAAAGAAAAGAACATATTATAATTAACTTTACCAAAAGGAAACTCAGATAAtctctaactggagtagaacttCACTACCCCAAAACGAATTACCTGAAGAACTTTGCACATGCATGCTTTGGGTCCACCAGAAAACGATGCGAATACCACGGGGCCTGGGCATACCTTTAACTCCTTCATGTACAAAATAAAATAGTCAAAGATAGTCTAACCGATAACCTTTCGACTTGTTGAGAGTTAAGAaatgattataatataataGCAGTAGACAAAAACTTGAGCAATTTCACAAGGAAGTAAAACATGACTCAAAAGAGTTGCCACTATAACTCTTATTATTAGTTTCTTATTCAAAATCacatcaaaagaaaaaaataatcagaAGAGTCATTCTCATGCAGACTGTGAAATATAGAGAGCTACCTCAGTTAGCTCATGGAGAACTTCCGAAGCCAATGATGCGCCCTTCTCAGGGAAGAACCTGCATATAGTTACAATCAATAACGTCAacttaaaaaaatcttaaattacaCCAGAAACAAAGAACAGAAGAAGCAAACATTGATTAAATAAGTATATTCATACATCCGAGGTGAAGCATAATAACAATCCGTATTTATTTTATTGGCCTGAATTCATATCTAGGTCACACTGAccatttatatcaaaaaagttACTCTTACCCCTCCATTGTGTGATCACTAAAGTAAACTTAAAACATACAATGCTCAAGATTTTTGCAGTTCATTTGAAATCAACAGTGCTGAACAGTCAATTAGTAGTTATCTATACAGTATTTACAGCTCTTAGCTGTACAAATAAAGATTCACCggaaacaatatatttttttagttttttttaatagaaagTGGATCTAACATTTAGATTCAAATGGGTCTGGAGTAAATGGAGAAATGCACTATTAATTTCAGGAAACATAGATTACAAATCCAATAAAGTATATTTCAGATCCAAAAGTGTAGATGCTTGTACGTATTCATAATCACGTCACGCTTGTGGGCACACGCCCCCTACCCTCCCACACTGATGCCGAATATTTTCAACTGCCACTAAATTTAGACTACTAAATTATAAGGGCAACAGCCTACAAGAGCTACCGAGGGAGTTGACTGTTTCCTCGTACCATCCCTCAGTGGAATGTTATCACTGGTCTAGTAAATACAGTTATGAATGATGCAATCATCATTACGTAACCTAATTGCATCGTGTTCTGTATATGAGCTCATAAAATATATGACATTGCTGGCGACAACAATGGAATATACATCAGTTTTCATAAAGTTTCTATTAGAAGAAAGCAGAAATAGGGTATTAGCAAAACGCGGTATTTGATCTATGCGTATTAAAGAACGTAGGACAAATTTTGAGATTCAGTattactagttccaacaaaagaCCTTTTTAGGATCTCTAATTTGTAGCAAGTAACAACTAATGACGCAGGACCCAACACGTGTTAAGAAAAGCTACATCTTCAAAAGTAAATTGTAGAACAGCCTATAATGTTATGCTGCATATCATATAAATCTTAACACAATAATATTCAGTTTAAATCAAAGTCATCATACACGTGTTTGGCATGGGGAAGTTTATTTTACCATCTGCACTCAGATGCAATCTAATAAGGTAATATTTTCTTCCAAAAGACCTTACTATGCACACTTGTTTTTCATCCCCCAAACATCTCCTCTGGTCATATTAATACCAATTGTAAACTTAACACAAATAAAAATGTAGCACAAATGTACCTCAACAACCATATCCGCAGTCCCACCTTACATAACTTCAAGCCATTATTTACCAAGATAAACAAGTCACTAAAACAATCAAGCTAGCCGGCATTTACCAACATAAAACTCATCATCagcatttcaacttcaaaaaacaaaccaaactgATTCCTCACACATCAACAACAGAAGGGGAGTCTTTTAAACACAGCCAAGGTCAAACAGACCAAAACCCACAAATCACCAATCACAAAAAGTAAACAAGAACACCAAACTACCCGATAAAATCGATataaagaagaaagattgggACATGAAAGGACATACATATTGAGAAATTGGGAGTGACAAACAAGTGAATTCCAACCAAGAGAAGCATAAAGATCAACATAGCTCTTAACATGTTTCTCCTCACTTGACATCCACGCATAAATCACTACCAGCCCTTGTACTTCCTCTCCTCTTTCTCTTCTTCCCCAGTAAAATCTTCCCCCAAATCCCCACATCTTTTGTTTATAGACCAAGATTTTCGCCACCACTTTGTCTACCCAAGTTCTTGAAAAAGATTGAGTGGTAAAATCTCATCTTCAATACATAATAGCAATTTTGGGGAGTGAAAAGAGAAGgggttgatgatgatgatactgGGTTGTGTTTGTTACAGGAGAGATGGGGAGAGTCAGAGAGATAGAGATAGAGACgcaaagagagagagagtaaacgTTAGATGAGGAGGATGGGCAGCTTGCCTCtcaatattttatacttttcatgtaatttcttttctttctttttttctgaGAAATTTTTAAAGTGATTTCTGAGAAATTTCTCTTTTCATGCTACTACTATAAATGGGTCACTGTGATAAATTCTGGGGCACTCGATTTGGCAAAATACCGTTTTGAACCATGATCGTGATAATTGATTATTTCgtggttatttatttttatcttatttaaGATCAAAATTTCGCTGATTGTAAAGAAAAATCGCTTCTCACAGGTTAAAAAGGAGATGATAATCGCTAAGCAATCTTTTGTTAATGCGTCTTCGCAGTTAGTAACTTATGGAGTATTATATATCGGTTCACGCTTggctttgaattatttttactTGTATAATTCTATAGGGtacactttattttattattaatacgtAGGCTTGAGCAGAGGCTAAGAAAATTTCACACTTGGCGATTGCCACAAGCAAAAGCATCTGGCGGTGTTTAACCCCAAAAAACAACAAAAGACAAAAACATCTCGGGGGCGACAGTCGCAGAAAGCTCAAATTTTCCTTTCGTTGTTGGAGCTAGACTCCTTTCTTGTGTTCATGTTTTTGCCAAACTGAACCAAACTTAAGGAGGTTAACATCGTTATCAATTTTCATCAATCACATATTCATTAACTTAAATCGCCTATATGGAAATATAGCAGGCCTAACTTTAGCATCTTCCAAATCAGGACAGATTTGTTACCATAGGTAGTTACTTATATTAGACTGGTCAAGTTAGCAACATTCAACATATGTTGTGCTTCATTGTCTCTTGATGAAATGCCTGATACAGTGCTTGCAAATTATTGTAAGATTTTGACATAAAGCTCCTCAATCATAAGAACTTTAAACTTCAAAGCCACATAATAGGATAATAATTGATGAAGTTTGAAATATACTAACAGTCTTGTTCTCTTGCATATGGCTAAAAAGTTAAACCTGTATAAATTATTCAGTTGCACTGTATATGTTTGCAAGACAATAATTTCAGaatttaaaattctgaaaattgGATTTCAGATTAGCAAACACTACATAAAAGAACTAGCTGATAACTCAAGATACAAGTCTCTGCTTGCAAAGAAATTGTTTTGCCAAACTACATATAATAATAGATCATCACGCCTCAACAGCCTAACAATAAGGTAATTTTAAATTGGATTTAAAGTAATCAGGAGCTTGGAAGAAAACAGAAAACCAGTAGATCACACTTCAGCAGCGTTCAGCCTGTATTATATATGAGTACATTTAAAGCAATCTACAGGAAACACTTCTGCGGATACAGTTCATGTATACATTCTAAGAAATCTAGGAAGAGAACTTATTCCTCAAGGACATATATCAATTATCAAGTATCTAAATGGTTCTAACCAACTTTCAAATTAAACTTGTACAGCATATCATGCATCACCGGGGATTATAAAGCAAGTTAATATGGACTCTACCTTTAAAAAACATTTTATTGCCAATCCATCTCCAAAAACATTTTAAGCAGCTATTATTCCCAGCAAATGCTTCATACCGATGAGTATAACGAAAGAAACAGAAAATCGTGTCTATGAACTTTAAACTGAACatcatcaaaaatataaaatcgcTCGCTTTTAACAGACAGGATAGCTGTGATATCCTTGTGACGCCTAAACTATAAACCAACGCCGAGAATTTCTTATGAGAACAATCATCAGGTCCCAAGACATTCCACTTGTCCAGCAAAGTTATGCTCTGTGCTCAACATACGAACCAGAAAGCCCTGAAGTCCCAAGGACTGTGATCtgcaattacatatatataagcaaAGTATTACTAATAATTAGACCAGCCTCGCATGACACTTTAAATTCAAGGAACCGGCACTATTACATTCATTAAAAGTTCAAGACCATTCTTAACAACAAATAACTTTTAGCTCCTTGAAAGTCCGAACAAAAGCATAGCTACTGGCTGAAGTTAATTTCCTCTCTTAAGATATGTCACAACATCTTAAATAATATAACTAGCATTTTTATGCACCAAAAGTTAGTAGATTTAAGAAATTAGACAAGACactatatatttgtaaattatgaataaaatgtCTTGGTTACATGATAAGTGTTTCGAATTCATTGTTAGCTGGCTTGTCTCACAACTTTATTTCTAGTCAgtattatatttcattttttgagAAAGTTCATAGTTTAAAACAATTTTGAGTATTAAATTGTGTGTTTATCATGTAAATCTGTGACAAGATGCCACTTGTAAACATTCATACTATATATCACATGATCCTATTAATtagttcaaaataatatttgaaagttAAAAGCTGGACAGTAACTTTTTAATTGGTTTCACATAGAGAACCACCACATTTTAAACCAAACCTATAGCTGGAAATCCAGCTGCACCAACTATTATATTTCTAGTTTCAGCATTTGACAACAGCACCTAATTAGTTGCAGTGCAGTTTAAAACTCAATAACATAGGATTCTCAGACCTAATATAATTTGCAAGTGCACAAGACAAAGAAGATAAATTTGGTAGAGTACTATAGTACTATACCTTTCCCCATTCAGAACTGAGACCACCACATCTCATTTTTAAGTGAATCATCCTCGTTCCAAGCTCATTCTCCACTTTCTTCCGGATAAAGGTCTCATCAGGTCCAAAGGCATCCAAATATGCATTGTAACGCTGAAAAGCAGTCAATAATGCCTTGGCAAATATATCTGGTAGAGGTTTGACATCCTGCAGAAACATTTTTAGATtaaaacagaatattaaccgAAGAAGCATATAATAAATAGTCACTAAAAACACTTGTTGCTGTTATCGTATGTAACCTCTCCACTCAATCCAACAGAGTCATCAATTTCCATCCTCAAGGATACAAGTTTGCCTGTAAACTCCTCAACTGCGTCGGCTGCAAGAAGAACACTTTTTAAGGTCTCCTGACCAGACTTATCCTCTGAGCTCTTAATCAATGCTTTCTTTGCTTCAGAG of the Daucus carota subsp. sativus chromosome 4, DH1 v3.0, whole genome shotgun sequence genome contains:
- the LOC108217768 gene encoding probable protein phosphatase 2C 12, which codes for MSSNKGDQHQTVPLSVLLKRESDHDKVDKLEISYGQANHSKKGEDFTFWKTECEHVLGDDVTTFHVFALFDGHNGSAAAIYSKENLLNNVLSAIPPDLNREEWVAALPRALVAGFVKTDKELQEKAQTSGTTVTFVIIEGLIVSVASVGDSRCILESSEGDIYYLSADHRLETNEEERERITACGGEVGRLNTGGGTQIGPLRCWPGGLCLSRSIGDMDVGEFIVPVPHVKQVKLSTSGGRLVISSDGVWDALSAEAALDCCRGMPPDAAASQIVKDAVGYKGLRDDTTCIVIDLQPPEKSSPPMPARPKKQGMNVFKSMLKKKSSEPSSAPEDQYSEPDVVEELVEEGSANLSERLDTKYPICNMFKLFICAVCQVEMKPGEGISIHAGPENSKKLRPWDGPFLCASCQEKKEAMEGKRPSGDSRYSSGSE
- the LOC108216175 gene encoding succinate dehydrogenase subunit 5, mitochondrial-like, whose translation is MEKIARARSLYRSILHRSRGHVATSVNNQLVAAGHRNLHLSTVSKRLSPDFRSPFLIKMNIGSTRSFSEDVTHMPTIKDPEVMIAIKDLLAADWSDIPSAVVSEAKKALIKSSEDKSGQETLKSVLLAADAVEEFTGKLVSLRMEIDDSVGLSGEDVKPLPDIFAKALLTAFQRYNAYLDAFGPDETFIRKKVENELGTRMIHLKMRCGGLSSEWGKITVLGTSGLSGSYVEHRA
- the LOC108219429 gene encoding uncharacterized protein LOC108219429, encoding MWGFGGRFYWGRRERGEEVQGLVVIYAWMSSEEKHVKSYVDLYASLGWNSLVCHSQFLNMFFPEKGASLASEVLHELTEELKVCPGPVVFASFSGGPKACMCKVLQMIEENCAEKANRDEYQVVRDCISGQIFDSTPVDFTSDLGTKFVLHPTVLKRSRPPLIASWIAHSLKYTADKFFLYRMESLRAEYWQTLYSTIRMGAPYLILCSENDDLAPFQTICNFAQRLIDLGGDVKLVKWSSSSHVGHYRRYPVDYKAAVTELLGKAAVMYSQRIRQLEGGKMGFGGTHDEVRESVAQLGDAAVSSSQTFQRRVALELNDHFFVPGSVEYDGDKVLGSVHNEQKERYVTLTKPPVIKAHGILGQALFDVCVPTDVENWDIKPSSFLKPPSSYSRKSSPFNPIKCIRRSRL